The following nucleotide sequence is from Planctomycetia bacterium.
CGCGTGGGCACTCAAATCCCGGGCCTGCTCGCGAGTCGATCGTGACCACCGTCCGCGGCCTGCTCCAAACGATCCAGGGACTCTGCGAACTTCGCAACAGTTATGGGATGGCTTCGCACGGCCGAGATGTCGCTGCGGCTCGCCTCGGGCAACGCCAAGCTACCTTGGCAGCACAAGCCGCAGATACAATTGCTTCTTTCCTCTATCGAACGCACCGGGATGCGCTCGCCGAACAGCCGGCAGACCGCGTTTATTACGAGGATCATCCCGAGTTCAACCGATGGCTGGATGAGCAGTTCGATGTCGTGACCATTGGGCAGGAAGCGCTTGCCCCAAGCAAAGTTCTGTATCATACCGCGATAAACGGCTACAAGCTTTCGCTGACGGAATTCCTCAACACCCCGCCAGAGAACACTGACGTTGGGGAATCAACGTGATGAAGTCCCCGAACGAACAGCTGGTAGAAGACGTCGCAGGTGTCTACTTCGGCACACTTGCTATCAAGTGTGCTCGGGGAGTCGAACTGGACGATAACGGCGAACGGGCGGACACTGCTACCGTAACCTTACTCCGTCGCTGCACGGTTGCCCTACGCAAGCTCAATTCGCATTTTCCCGACGCTACGATCGACGCCGTCGTCGCCTCGCTCACTCGCCCGCCGCATCCAACACTGATCGAAAACAACCGCTGGTTCCACGATCTGCTCACCAACGGCGTGCCGCTCGAATACAAGGACGCCAAGACAGGCGAGACGCGCGGCGGGCGAGCGCGGTTAATCGACTTCGACAATCCTTCCGACAACGATTTCCTCGTCGTCCGGCAGCTCACGATCCAAACCCCCGATGTGAAGACGATTCGGCCGGACCTCGTGCTGTACGTCAACGGGCTGCCGCTGGTCGTGATTGAGCTAAAAGACCCAGCCGACACCGCGGCGACGCTGGATGTCGCGATCGACCAGCTCGGGCGGTACAAGTCCACCTCGCCGGAATTGTTCGTGCCGAACCTACTGCTGGTCGCCAGCGACGGGCTGCTGACA
It contains:
- a CDS encoding abortive infection family protein — its product is MPADPAWDCPKLLRETTNRLTILPRGHSNPGPARESIVTTVRGLLQTIQGLCELRNSYGMASHGRDVAAARLGQRQATLAAQAADTIASFLYRTHRDALAEQPADRVYYEDHPEFNRWLDEQFDVVTIGQEALAPSKVLYHTAINGYKLSLTEFLNTPPENTDVGEST